From the Lemur catta isolate mLemCat1 chromosome 1, mLemCat1.pri, whole genome shotgun sequence genome, the window ttaaaataggcattttttACCTAAGAATATTATTGCTATAAATGTatactaagaaaatattaataaataaaatgtaaatgtgtgtaTAAGAATATTCATCAGAGccttaaacaggaaaaaatggcACAGAGCATAAATGTGCAACAGGGAACCATTTAAACAAAGTACAGTACatacatataatagaatactatgtAGCCATGAAAAATTCTGTAGGCCTATATTGGGTGAAAAGATATCCATAAGGAATTAAGtcataaagtataaaatattttggtctttaaaatatttttacctattttctttATCATATATTCCTATGATACATCACATAATTTCATCCACAAACATTTCAGTATGTACCTTAAAAGataaacaatcaaaaaaaaaaaaacccacgataaaataaaaatatcaagaaaattaaTAATCTCTCCTTACTACCATCAAATAGTCAATCTGTGTTCACATATCtctgtctcaaaatttttttttttaccgtttGCTTAAATCAAGATTTAGGTAAGATCTATACATTAGGCCTCACCCATATCAAGTCTTTTAGCCTGTAGTTTCCCAACCTCAGTATCATTTACCATGCTCCCCTGTCCCCTATTTTCCATATGTTGGTACTTAGATCTAAGTACCAATCAGATTCACGTTTGCTTTTTGAGAAGAAAACTTCAGAGGTGGTATTGGGCACTTCCATCAAGAGATACGTAATATCTGAGGTCTACTATAAAACAGTTTATTTATGAACAATTCTCAGTCTTAGAAAGTTAAAGTTAATTAAGCTTGTTCAGATTTACATGTATATAACAAGTAAAAAGTACCAAATCTTATTTACCTATGTTGAGAAATATATACTGACAAATGGCAGTCTCATCATAGGACgatatttcacatatttgtttAATCCTTAGCTTACCTCACCCCGAAAGCCATAGGTAGAAATACTGGATAAATCCTCAAAGGACTGCAGTTTACTTGTAGTGAACCTCTCACACACAATATCCAGATCTTCTTTCTATTAGATacaaaaaaatgagtaaataatcaTGTTACTCATTTTCCCaaatctttttgaattttttaaattagcagtAACTTCCTCACTTGGCATTCAGGATACCACATTATCCCCTCGTCATCGTTTCTTATCAGGTTGCTCCTTCTTAGTGTCATTTCCCAACCCCAACTCATGTCCCTACCACCTGACACTGGAGTCACTCAGGACTCCATCATTGGACCTCTTCTCTGCCTACACTCACTCTCTTGATGATCTCATTCAGtctcatggctttttttttttaaatagaaaacttctttattaaaaatctacagataatttttaaaattgtagtaaaaaatatatgacaaacttttccatcttaaccatttttaagtgtacagttctatggcattaagtacactcacactgctatgcaaccatcaccaccacccatctccagaactttttcatcttcttcccaaaactgaaactctttaCCCATTAAAGAATGACTTccattctcctccctcctcctgggccctggcaaccaccactccactttctgtctctgtgagtttgactactctaggaacCCCATATTAgaggaattatacaatatttgtccttttatgactgacttatttcacttaacattatgtcttcaaggttcattcatgttgtagaaTGTGTCAAAGTTTCATTCCTACTTAAGGCTGAGGATCTTTTCACTTTGTCCGTTTATCTGTTGAAGGACACTTGGGATGCTttcacctttcagctattgtaaataatgctgctacgaATAAAAGTGTACAAAAATCTGTTTGAGTCCctactttcacttcttttgggtatatatccagaagtggaattgctggaccacATGATAGataattgtgtttaattttttgaggaatcaccacaCCATTTTCCACAGGAGctacactattttacatttccaccagcaatgcataaGAATTCCAATGTCTCTACATTCTCatcaatacattattttttttaataatagtcatcctaatgggtatgaattggtatctctttgtggtttttatttgatttacctaatgactaatgatgttgagtatttccTCATGTGAGTGTTATGGCTTTCAATACCATCATAATGGAAACCTCTCCCCTGCACTCcagactcacacacacattcaactAACAGGCAACTTAAACTTAATATGCCCCCATATGAACTTCTGATCTTCCCCCAAACCTCCTTCTCCATAGTCTTTACTACCTTGGTAAATGGCAACTCTTTTTGCCATTTACATAGGCCAAAACCTTGAAATCATTCTCgactcctctttctctcacaccctaCATCAGCAAATTGAGAGCTTTGCCTTCATAAGCAACCCAGAATCTCACTGCTTCTTACATCCCCACTGTAACCAAACTGGTACAAGGCACCGTCACCACCCCACTCCTGGATTGCTTTAAGAGCTTCCTGAATGTTTCTGCCCTGTTCTTCTGCAGTCTATTTTCCACATAGTAgacaaaggattttttaaaaaataaaactcaccaCACCATGTAATCTCTTCGCTTAAAACCCTCTAATAATACCCTACCACATTCATAATAAAAGCTAAAAAGATTTTACCATGGCCCACAAGGACCTACATGTTCTCTCTCAGAGCACATCTGTTActcttccctcctcaccctctAGGCACACAGGCCTTCTTGCTGGTCATGTCAGCATATTTCCATTTGGAAGCTGGtcatgtccatcaacagatgaatggataaacaaaatgaaataatgcccAGCCTTATGTAGGATTGAAAATTTGAcacattctacaacatggatgaaccctgaagaaattatgttaagggaaataagTCAGTCATAAAAGCacaaacattgtatgattcctcttatatgaggttcctagagtagtcaaatccacagagacagaaagtagaatggtgactGCCAGggtctgggaggaggaaggagaatggaAGTTATTCTTTAATTAGTAAACATGTCAGGCATACCATTTTATGGTCTTTGCATTTATTGTTCTCTCTGCCCAGAACAGTTATCCTTTAAACAGCCTCATCACTTGCTCCTTGACCTCCATTAGATCTCCCCTCAAATACCCAATCCATACTAAAGCCTTCCTGAATGATTCAATTTAAATTGTgtccctccccactctcccacTCCTATCCTCCTCCCTGCTTTagttttctccatagcacttaatGCTGTTTGACATACTATTTATTGTAcctatttattgtttatctcccACCACTATAATGTAAGCACcagaagagaaaggattttttGTCTACTTTATTCATTGACATACCCCCTTAACAGTGTCCAGCAaagaataggtgctcaataaatatttattgtcgATGTTGAATTTTTCAGTCAAAAAATCCCATCTGCAAAAGCCTAGAGTTTCCAGAACAGGGAAAGGTCCTGTCTGCAGAGGTACCACACAAAGCACATAAACATCCTGCTCCTTTGAGGTTTTTACTTACTCTGATCCCAGTGCCATTATCTTGGATCTGAATCAATTTCAGGCCTCCTTCTTTAACAACCACTTGAATACTTGTGGATTTTGCATCTAAACtggaaaatcaaacaaacaaaataatttatcagtCTGCAACTACTCtctaatgcatatattttaatatgagcCAAGCAATAATAACAAACTCCAAATAAATATAAGAGTGCTTCATTgtgtttttcctttgtcttataGGCTCAGTGACTACATTGTATTAGTTTACATATTgtgtgaaggagagggaagagagggacaGAACAACTATCACTCCCAATAGGACATTTAGCATTATTCCTGTTCTTCTAGGAAAGATAGTAAGTGAAGTTAAAAGTAGGATTCTTTTAGCATATGCCTCTTTCTTACCCTCTTCTCTGTTGCTTCAAGTTGATTCAGACTCAGCTTCCTAAGTGATtctattaaaatgtcattaaaacaataaaaattctaaaatgtttttctctattatatcCTTTTCTTTACGGAAATATGTTTATGAgggagcaaagaagaaaaaaacgcAACGCAGAAAGTTCTTTAAGAAACCAATAAATCTTGTGTACTTTCAAAGAGTAACCTACAAGCATAGAGCACCTGCTAGAGGAAACAAATTCTCTAGTAGGGGCTACATGAGAAAGAGCAGTCATCAACTTCCTACACAGATAATTCTTTATTCagaaataagacaataaattacttaaatatttaagacCTTTCTCAGGAGCCCCTGTATTGAACCTTGTATTAGCCATCTTGACTTGTATATTAAAAAGAGCATACATAACTGGACTCCATACAAAATCTAAGTCACTGACCTAGCATATTTAGTTTTACAGTACTCTGGCACAGGACAATAATGGGCCCAAGTTATTCTTTCAGTTCATTCTCACGTAGTAACACAGCAGAAACAAAAGCCAGCCTACTGTTACTGCTACTACCACTCCAAGTCAAAAGGAGAAAATGTCCCCAGGTTCCCTGCTCCTTTTGTctatcttctcttccttttccctagTGGTCCTTGCTGCCGCTGTTCTTTCAGTCCCATTGCCCTAAATAGTTTATGTGTTCACAATAAATCTCTCTACAAACCTACCACTCTTCACTGGAGCattcttttttctataatatacGAAATTCACTAACATCAATTGATTTTAACACAAAGGATCTAACATAACGTTTAGGCACATACGGGCAccggtgtttttttttttcaagtttacaGTCCACACCCATTTTCTTTCCACATGTATTTAACCTCTTCAGTCCACATTATTCGTGACAGTTCTAAGCTTCAGAATCCATGGATGACCCATAAAATAGGGTATTTTCGCAATGTCCCCCCGCCAAAAGTAAACAGCAGCAAAACACTAAGTAAAGTCAGTAATTTAACAACACGGGACATACATATTAAGCCCAAAGCCCATCAGCCTGTCCTAAAACTCTGACGACTTAAAATGAATTGTGTCCTTGAATATGTATGAATGGTTTCTGGAATGAATAAGCAAGAAACTGATAAcacagattttttccccctcatcaTAAACCTTTACGCATCTTTGTTTTTGCATCTtctgcatatataattttaaattaagtaacTTCCTTAGGTAACAGTACCATTAAAACAACACTTAAGCATACCGCTCTGCTTCAGCCCCAAACAACCCCAGAAAGTCTCGCGAGACCGCTCAGGAAGCACGCAGTACGCGAGGAGGAATAAAGCCAAACTGGCGCGAGCCCACGGACCCCACGGCCTCCGTGGCTGTGGGCATGCGCTTTACACGTCTCCGCCCAGAGTAGGGAGGCGTGCCCACGCCAGTCACAGGCGCTGCCCGTTAAATCGTAATTTTTAAGGGAGCCCGGCTCGACTCCGTACCAGTTCTCAATCATCTCTTTGATGGCATTGGCGGGCCGCTGGATAACTTCCCCCGCCGCGATACGGTTCACCACTGTCTCGTCCAGCCGCCGGATAACCCCCGCCACGAGCGACATTTTGGCGCCAGAGGAGCCCTCGTCGCGTCCAGAGGCTCACCGGAAGTGCCTTCAACCAATCACTTCAGTGCCCCGCGCCCACGTCCTTCCTTCAACCCTGGCTTTTACTGTCCTGCCCCACTCTCCAGTGGCAGCTATTGATTGGGCAGCTTGAATGTCAGTCACGTTTCTCAACTCCGTGGGTTCCTGGGCCTCTCCGTCCCTCCGTAAAGCGCCCGCTTCCCACTAGCTAGAAGGATATGCGCTTGCGCATTAGAGATCGCTGTCTGCTCTTCCTATTGGTTCGTTCCTAGGAGCTAGGGGGAATACGAACTATCCATCCAATAGGAGCAGGGATGCCGCAGCAGGGGCTGCTGTCCCTCTGCTGAGGGGATCTGGCGCAGAGCTGAGGGGGTGTTTGGCTCTTtgactcctcctctctccttgcgGCCTGAGGTTGGCCCTGGTCTTGCGGCCTGCTGCAGAATGTGGATGACGCCCAAAAGGAGCAAGATGGAAGTCGACGAGGCTGGAGTTTTCCGGCCCGAGTGGACCGAGCGTTACTTGATGGAGAAGCCTCCGGAGGGCGACGGGGCCCTGTGCTTGGTGTGTCGCCGCCTTATCGTAGCTACCCGCGAACGCGACGTCAGGCGCCACTACGAGGCTGAGCACGAATACTACGAGCGgtatgtgggggagggggagcgcGCGGCCCTGGTGGAACGTCTGCGTCAGGGCGACGTGCCCGTGCCCGCTGTCACTTCTGAGGAGAGAGCTGCTCGTGCAGGCCTCGGCATCAGCCGCCTCTTGGCCTTGAGGGGTCGCTGCTGGGGTGAGGGGAACTTTGTATACCAGTGCATGGAGGCACTGCTAAGAGAGGTGCTGCCTGAGCATGTAGGTGTCCTGCAAGGCATTGATTTATCTCCAGCGATCACGAGACGGAGGACCCTGAGCATTGGCAGAAATCTACGCAATCAGCTTTGGACCCGAGCCAGGGACTTTAAAGCCTATTCTCTTGCCTTGGACGACCAGGCTTTTGTGGCGTATGAGAACTACCTCCTGGTCTTTATCCGCGGTGTTACCCCTGAGTTGGAGGTGCAAGAAGATCTTCTGACCTTGATCAACCTGACTTACCACTTCAGTGTTGGTGCGCTCATGTCGGCAATCCTAGACGCCCTGCAAACAGCAGGGCTTAGCTTGCAGCGAATGGTTGGACTAACCACGACCCACACTTTGAGGATGATTGGTGAGAACTCAGGACTGGTCTCATACATGAGAGAAAAGGCTGTAAGCCCCAACTGTTGGAATGTGATCCATTATTCAGGATTTCTTCATTTGGAACTGTTGAGCTCCTACGATGTAGATATTAATCAGATCATAAATACCATATCCGAATGGTTAGTTTTGATTAAGACCAGAGGCATTAGGCGACCCGAATTTCAGGCTTTAATAGCTCAGTCTGAATCAGAGCATAGCGAAAGGATTAATGGACGATGTCTGAACAATTGGCTTAGAAgagggagaattttaaaaagaatattttctctaagAAAACATTTAGAAGCGTTCTTGGCTTCAGTAGGGGCAACAACAGTTCATTTCTCAGACAAGCAGTGGCTTTGTGACTTTGGCTTCTTGGTGGATATTATGGAACACCTTCGAGGGCTCAGCAAGCAATTGCGAGTTAGTAAAGTCTTTGCTGCTGCTGCCTTTGACCATATTTGTACTTTTGAAGTTAAGCTGAATTCTTTTCAGAGacatattgaggaaaaaaatctagtaGACTTTCCTGCCCTCGGAGAAATTGTTGATGAGCTTAAACAGCAAAATGAGGAAGATGAAAAGATATTTGATCCTGATAGGTATCAGATGGTGATCTGTCGTCTACAAAAAGAATTTGAGAGACATTTTAAGGACCTCAGATTCATTAAAAAGGACTTAGAACTTTTTGCCAATCCATTTAACTTTAAACCTGAACATGCACCGATTTCAGTAAGAGTGGAGCTAACAAAACTTCAGGCAGACACTAATCTTTGGAATGAATACAGAGTCAAAGATTTGGGGCAGTTCTATGCTGGACTCTCTGCCGAATCTTACCCAATTATCAAAGGGGTTGCGTGTAAGGTGGCATCCTTGTTTGATAGCAACCAAATCTGCGAAAAGGCTTTTTCGTATTTGACTCGAAACCAACACACTTTGAGCCAGCCATT encodes:
- the EPM2AIP1 gene encoding EPM2A-interacting protein 1, translated to MWMTPKRSKMEVDEAGVFRPEWTERYLMEKPPEGDGALCLVCRRLIVATRERDVRRHYEAEHEYYERYVGEGERAALVERLRQGDVPVPAVTSEERAARAGLGISRLLALRGRCWGEGNFVYQCMEALLREVLPEHVGVLQGIDLSPAITRRRTLSIGRNLRNQLWTRARDFKAYSLALDDQAFVAYENYLLVFIRGVTPELEVQEDLLTLINLTYHFSVGALMSAILDALQTAGLSLQRMVGLTTTHTLRMIGENSGLVSYMREKAVSPNCWNVIHYSGFLHLELLSSYDVDINQIINTISEWLVLIKTRGIRRPEFQALIAQSESEHSERINGRCLNNWLRRGRILKRIFSLRKHLEAFLASVGATTVHFSDKQWLCDFGFLVDIMEHLRGLSKQLRVSKVFAAAAFDHICTFEVKLNSFQRHIEEKNLVDFPALGEIVDELKQQNEEDEKIFDPDRYQMVICRLQKEFERHFKDLRFIKKDLELFANPFNFKPEHAPISVRVELTKLQADTNLWNEYRVKDLGQFYAGLSAESYPIIKGVACKVASLFDSNQICEKAFSYLTRNQHTLSQPLSDEHLQALLRVATTEMEPGWEDLVRERN